One window of the Solanum stenotomum isolate F172 chromosome 11, ASM1918654v1, whole genome shotgun sequence genome contains the following:
- the LOC125844050 gene encoding protein FLOWERING LOCUS D isoform X2, producing the protein MDPSDNNPSSQQSLPYITSNNPLQFTIHLPNSTPNFTSIPNSNPSHDPNPNPNPHSDSISDQLLSLSIPTKRRRGRPRSTTTSSLDQFSKTLVENSNLVRNLTARKNTASFDASDEIIVINKEATTEALIALTAGFPADSLTDEEIEAEVVSVVGGIEQVNYILIRNHILMKWRVNVSTWITKEMFFDVIPKHCNALLDSAHNYLVSRGYINFGVVPAIKDRIPAEPSKPSVIIIGAGLAGLAAARQLMLFGFKVTVLEGRKRAGGRVYSKKMEGGNKVAAADLGGSVLTGTLGNPLGILARQLSCTLHKVRDKCPLYRVDGKPVDQDLDHKVETAYNLLLEKASKLRQLMGEVSQDVSLGAALETFRQDYEDAVNEEEMSLFNWHLANLEYANAGLISKLSLAFWDQDDPFDMGGDHCFLPGGNGKLVHVLTENVPILYEKIVHTIRYGTDGVQVGVGAQVFEGDMVLCTVPLGVLKGGSIKFMPELPQRKLDGIKRLGFGLLNKVAMLFPYVFWGTDLDTFGHLTDNSSSRGEFFLFYSYATVAGGPLLLALVAGEAAHKFETMPPTDAVTKVLQILKGIYEPQGIEVPEPIQTVCTRWGSDPFSLGSYSNVAVGASGDDYDILAESVGDGRLFFAGEATNRRYPATMHGAFLSGLREAANIAHHAKARTMSLKIEKKPSKSTHYYASVLDDLFREPDLEFGSFSIIFARKSSDLESPAILRVTFCGPQTRNHDGIRPGRHLSNKLLFQQLQSQFNNQHELHVYTLLSKQQALDLREVRGGDEMRLNFLSEKLGVKLVGRKGLGPSVDSIIASVKAERGRRKPGTLKSGVMKSKDTTLKRKIVRKAKVVSGSNRTTSSPASSSRIKAVGSSTTTIHLTNVDLEPKPICAIGSVASPSLNIRVNDDMGSKSVGSSVHLLHNASIGDKFEGNFGSSTAPLLNVGGNTGSNSDGPIYPRSTYDDSTDTCAPPTTGNFASQHTSGDGDMESMMLDGEYRM; encoded by the exons ATGGATCCTTCAGATAACAATCCTTCTTCTCAACAATCTTTACCTTATATTACTAGTAACAATCCCCTTCAATTCACCATTCATTTGCCCAATTCTACTCCCAATTTCACTtcaattccaaattcaaacccTAGCCATGACCCGAACCCGAACCCGAATCCTCATTCCGATTCAATTTCAGACCAGCTTCTGTCCCTCTCCATTCCGACGAAACGGAGACGAGGTAGACCTCGGAGTACGACGACGTCGTCGTTGGACCag TTTAGCAAAACCCTTGTGGAAAATTCGAATCTTGTGCGTAATTTGACTGCTAGAAAAAATACTGCTTCTTTTGATGCTTCGGATGAGATTATTGTAATTAACAAAGAGGCAACGACGGAGGCGTTAATTGCTTTAACTGCGGGGTTTCCAGCTGATTCTTTAACTGATGAGGAAATTGAAGCTGAGGTTGTTTCTGTAGTGGGTGGTATTGAACAGgttaattatattcttattaGAAACCATATACTTATGAAATGGCGTGTAAATGTGTCGACTTGGATAACGAAAGAGATGTTTTTTGATGTTATACCTAAGCATTGTAATGCTTTGCTGGATTCTGCTCATAATTATTTGGTATCGCGTGGGTATATTAATTTTGGAGTTGTGCCGGCTATTAAGGATAGGATTCCAGCTGAGCCGAGTAAGCCTAGTGTTATCATTATTGGGGCAGGACTTGCAGGGTTAGCTGCAGCACGGCAGTTGATGTTGTTTGGGTTTAAGGTTACAGTTTTGGAGGGAAGAAAACGTGCTGGTGGAAGAGTGTACTCAAAAAAAATGGAAGGTGGAAATAAGGTAGCTGCTGCTGATTTAGGAGGGAGTGTGTTGACGGGTACGCTAGGGAACCCACTAGGTATTTTGGCACGGCAGCTGTCTTGCACACTTCACAAGGTCAGAGACAAATGCCCTCTTTATCGTGTGGATGGGAAGCCAGTTGATCAAGATTTAGATCACAAGGTGGAGACTGCTTATAATTTACTTTTGGAGAAGGCAAGCAAGCTTAGGCAGTTAATGGGAGAAGTTTCTCAGGATGTTTCTCTTGGAGCAGCATTGGAGACTTTCCGTCAGGATTATGAAGATGCCGTGAATGAAGAGGAGATGAGTTTGTTTAATTGGCATCTAGCAAATCTGGAATATGCAAATGCAGGTCTGATTTCTAAACTTTCCTTAGCATTTTGGGACCAAGATGACCCCTTTGACATGGGAGGGGATCATTGCTTCCTGCCCGGAGGAAATGGAAAACTAGTTCATGTATTGACTGAAAATGTACCTATTCTTTATGAAAAAATTGTGCATACCATTCGTTATGGTACCGATGGAGTACAGGTTGGCGTTGGGGCCCAAGTATTTGAGGGAGATATGGTGCTGTGCACTGTTCCTCTTGGAGTTCTGAAAGGTGGTTCTATTAAGTTCATGCCAGAATTGCCTCAGCGGAAGCTTGATGGAATAAAAAGATTGGGATTTGGATTATTAAATAAGGTTGCAATGCTTTTCCCATATGTATTCTGGGGCACTGATCTCGATACCTTTGGGCATCTTACTGATAATTCTAGTAGCAGGGGTGAATTCTTTTTGTTCTACAGTTATGCAACTGTTGCCGGCGGTCCCTTATTGTTAGCTCTAGTTGCTGGAGAAGCTGCACACAAGTTTGAGACCATGCCTCCGACTGATGCAGTGACAAAAGTTCTTCAAATTCTAAAAG GTATATATGAACCACAAGGAATTGAAGTGCCAGAGCCAATCCAAACTGTATGTACGAGATGGGGAAGTGATCCTTTCAGCTTGGGTTCTTACTCTAATGTTGCAGTGGGGGCATCAGGAGATGACTATGATATATTAGCAGAAAGTGTGGGTGATGGTAGACTTTTCTTTGCTGGTGAGGCCACAAATAGGCGCTATCCAGCCACTATGCACGGAGCTTTTCTTAGTGGGCTTAGAGAAGCTGCGAACATTGCCCACCATGCTAAGGCTAGAACCATGAGTCTGAAGATTGAGAAAAAACCATCAAAGAGCACTCATTATTATGCTTCTGTTTTGGATGATTTATTTAGGGAGCCAGACTTGGAATTTGGTAGTTTCTCTATAATTTTTGCTAGAAAAAGTTCTGATCTCGAGTCACCAGCAATTTTGAGAGTGACTTTCTGTGGGCCCCAAACACGGAATCATGATGGAATAAGACCTGGTCGACATCTTTCTAATAAATTACTCTTTCAGCAGCTTCAGTCCCAATTTAATAACCAGCACGAGCTTCATGTTTATACTTTGTTATCCAAGCAACAAGCCCTTGACCTTAGAGAGGTCAGAGGTGGTGATGAGATGAGGTTGAATTTCCTTTCTGAGAAGCTTGGGGTGAAACTGGTTGGTAGAAAAGGTTTGGGTCCATCTGTTGATTCTATAATTGCTTCAGTTAAGGCAGAGAGGGGAAGGCGCAAACCGGGTACACTTAAATCTG GTGTCATGAAGTCAAAAGACACCACTCTCAAGCGAAAAATAGTTAG GAAGGCTAAAGTTGTAAGCGGAAGCAATAGAACCACTTCTTCCCCTGCTTCTAGCAGCAGGATTAAAGCAGTTGGCAGCAGCACTACCACGATACATCTGACGAATGTTGACTTGGAACCTAAACCAATTTGCGCTATTGGATCTGTAGCTTCTCCAAGTTTGAATATTAGGGTAAATGACGACATGGGGTCAAAATCAGTGGGCAGTTCTGTACACCTGCTTCACAATGCAAGCATTGGTGACAAGTTTGAGGGTAATTTTGGTAGTTCTACCGCTCCGCTTTTGAATGTTGGAGGGAACACAGGAAGCAATAGTGATGGGCCTATATATCCCAGAAGTACATATGATGATAGCACGGATACATGTGCTCCGCCTACTACTGGAAATTTTGCTAGTCAGCATACATCAG GTGATGGGGATATGGAAAGTATGATGCTTGACGGGGAATATAGAATGTGA
- the LOC125844050 gene encoding protein FLOWERING LOCUS D isoform X1, with protein sequence MDPSDNNPSSQQSLPYITSNNPLQFTIHLPNSTPNFTSIPNSNPSHDPNPNPNPHSDSISDQLLSLSIPTKRRRGRPRSTTTSSLDQPSFVQFSKTLVENSNLVRNLTARKNTASFDASDEIIVINKEATTEALIALTAGFPADSLTDEEIEAEVVSVVGGIEQVNYILIRNHILMKWRVNVSTWITKEMFFDVIPKHCNALLDSAHNYLVSRGYINFGVVPAIKDRIPAEPSKPSVIIIGAGLAGLAAARQLMLFGFKVTVLEGRKRAGGRVYSKKMEGGNKVAAADLGGSVLTGTLGNPLGILARQLSCTLHKVRDKCPLYRVDGKPVDQDLDHKVETAYNLLLEKASKLRQLMGEVSQDVSLGAALETFRQDYEDAVNEEEMSLFNWHLANLEYANAGLISKLSLAFWDQDDPFDMGGDHCFLPGGNGKLVHVLTENVPILYEKIVHTIRYGTDGVQVGVGAQVFEGDMVLCTVPLGVLKGGSIKFMPELPQRKLDGIKRLGFGLLNKVAMLFPYVFWGTDLDTFGHLTDNSSSRGEFFLFYSYATVAGGPLLLALVAGEAAHKFETMPPTDAVTKVLQILKGIYEPQGIEVPEPIQTVCTRWGSDPFSLGSYSNVAVGASGDDYDILAESVGDGRLFFAGEATNRRYPATMHGAFLSGLREAANIAHHAKARTMSLKIEKKPSKSTHYYASVLDDLFREPDLEFGSFSIIFARKSSDLESPAILRVTFCGPQTRNHDGIRPGRHLSNKLLFQQLQSQFNNQHELHVYTLLSKQQALDLREVRGGDEMRLNFLSEKLGVKLVGRKGLGPSVDSIIASVKAERGRRKPGTLKSGVMKSKDTTLKRKIVRKAKVVSGSNRTTSSPASSSRIKAVGSSTTTIHLTNVDLEPKPICAIGSVASPSLNIRVNDDMGSKSVGSSVHLLHNASIGDKFEGNFGSSTAPLLNVGGNTGSNSDGPIYPRSTYDDSTDTCAPPTTGNFASQHTSGDGDMESMMLDGEYRM encoded by the exons ATGGATCCTTCAGATAACAATCCTTCTTCTCAACAATCTTTACCTTATATTACTAGTAACAATCCCCTTCAATTCACCATTCATTTGCCCAATTCTACTCCCAATTTCACTtcaattccaaattcaaacccTAGCCATGACCCGAACCCGAACCCGAATCCTCATTCCGATTCAATTTCAGACCAGCTTCTGTCCCTCTCCATTCCGACGAAACGGAGACGAGGTAGACCTCGGAGTACGACGACGTCGTCGTTGGACCag CCTTCTTTTGTTCAGTTTAGCAAAACCCTTGTGGAAAATTCGAATCTTGTGCGTAATTTGACTGCTAGAAAAAATACTGCTTCTTTTGATGCTTCGGATGAGATTATTGTAATTAACAAAGAGGCAACGACGGAGGCGTTAATTGCTTTAACTGCGGGGTTTCCAGCTGATTCTTTAACTGATGAGGAAATTGAAGCTGAGGTTGTTTCTGTAGTGGGTGGTATTGAACAGgttaattatattcttattaGAAACCATATACTTATGAAATGGCGTGTAAATGTGTCGACTTGGATAACGAAAGAGATGTTTTTTGATGTTATACCTAAGCATTGTAATGCTTTGCTGGATTCTGCTCATAATTATTTGGTATCGCGTGGGTATATTAATTTTGGAGTTGTGCCGGCTATTAAGGATAGGATTCCAGCTGAGCCGAGTAAGCCTAGTGTTATCATTATTGGGGCAGGACTTGCAGGGTTAGCTGCAGCACGGCAGTTGATGTTGTTTGGGTTTAAGGTTACAGTTTTGGAGGGAAGAAAACGTGCTGGTGGAAGAGTGTACTCAAAAAAAATGGAAGGTGGAAATAAGGTAGCTGCTGCTGATTTAGGAGGGAGTGTGTTGACGGGTACGCTAGGGAACCCACTAGGTATTTTGGCACGGCAGCTGTCTTGCACACTTCACAAGGTCAGAGACAAATGCCCTCTTTATCGTGTGGATGGGAAGCCAGTTGATCAAGATTTAGATCACAAGGTGGAGACTGCTTATAATTTACTTTTGGAGAAGGCAAGCAAGCTTAGGCAGTTAATGGGAGAAGTTTCTCAGGATGTTTCTCTTGGAGCAGCATTGGAGACTTTCCGTCAGGATTATGAAGATGCCGTGAATGAAGAGGAGATGAGTTTGTTTAATTGGCATCTAGCAAATCTGGAATATGCAAATGCAGGTCTGATTTCTAAACTTTCCTTAGCATTTTGGGACCAAGATGACCCCTTTGACATGGGAGGGGATCATTGCTTCCTGCCCGGAGGAAATGGAAAACTAGTTCATGTATTGACTGAAAATGTACCTATTCTTTATGAAAAAATTGTGCATACCATTCGTTATGGTACCGATGGAGTACAGGTTGGCGTTGGGGCCCAAGTATTTGAGGGAGATATGGTGCTGTGCACTGTTCCTCTTGGAGTTCTGAAAGGTGGTTCTATTAAGTTCATGCCAGAATTGCCTCAGCGGAAGCTTGATGGAATAAAAAGATTGGGATTTGGATTATTAAATAAGGTTGCAATGCTTTTCCCATATGTATTCTGGGGCACTGATCTCGATACCTTTGGGCATCTTACTGATAATTCTAGTAGCAGGGGTGAATTCTTTTTGTTCTACAGTTATGCAACTGTTGCCGGCGGTCCCTTATTGTTAGCTCTAGTTGCTGGAGAAGCTGCACACAAGTTTGAGACCATGCCTCCGACTGATGCAGTGACAAAAGTTCTTCAAATTCTAAAAG GTATATATGAACCACAAGGAATTGAAGTGCCAGAGCCAATCCAAACTGTATGTACGAGATGGGGAAGTGATCCTTTCAGCTTGGGTTCTTACTCTAATGTTGCAGTGGGGGCATCAGGAGATGACTATGATATATTAGCAGAAAGTGTGGGTGATGGTAGACTTTTCTTTGCTGGTGAGGCCACAAATAGGCGCTATCCAGCCACTATGCACGGAGCTTTTCTTAGTGGGCTTAGAGAAGCTGCGAACATTGCCCACCATGCTAAGGCTAGAACCATGAGTCTGAAGATTGAGAAAAAACCATCAAAGAGCACTCATTATTATGCTTCTGTTTTGGATGATTTATTTAGGGAGCCAGACTTGGAATTTGGTAGTTTCTCTATAATTTTTGCTAGAAAAAGTTCTGATCTCGAGTCACCAGCAATTTTGAGAGTGACTTTCTGTGGGCCCCAAACACGGAATCATGATGGAATAAGACCTGGTCGACATCTTTCTAATAAATTACTCTTTCAGCAGCTTCAGTCCCAATTTAATAACCAGCACGAGCTTCATGTTTATACTTTGTTATCCAAGCAACAAGCCCTTGACCTTAGAGAGGTCAGAGGTGGTGATGAGATGAGGTTGAATTTCCTTTCTGAGAAGCTTGGGGTGAAACTGGTTGGTAGAAAAGGTTTGGGTCCATCTGTTGATTCTATAATTGCTTCAGTTAAGGCAGAGAGGGGAAGGCGCAAACCGGGTACACTTAAATCTG GTGTCATGAAGTCAAAAGACACCACTCTCAAGCGAAAAATAGTTAG GAAGGCTAAAGTTGTAAGCGGAAGCAATAGAACCACTTCTTCCCCTGCTTCTAGCAGCAGGATTAAAGCAGTTGGCAGCAGCACTACCACGATACATCTGACGAATGTTGACTTGGAACCTAAACCAATTTGCGCTATTGGATCTGTAGCTTCTCCAAGTTTGAATATTAGGGTAAATGACGACATGGGGTCAAAATCAGTGGGCAGTTCTGTACACCTGCTTCACAATGCAAGCATTGGTGACAAGTTTGAGGGTAATTTTGGTAGTTCTACCGCTCCGCTTTTGAATGTTGGAGGGAACACAGGAAGCAATAGTGATGGGCCTATATATCCCAGAAGTACATATGATGATAGCACGGATACATGTGCTCCGCCTACTACTGGAAATTTTGCTAGTCAGCATACATCAG GTGATGGGGATATGGAAAGTATGATGCTTGACGGGGAATATAGAATGTGA